A single genomic interval of Daucus carota subsp. sativus chromosome 1, DH1 v3.0, whole genome shotgun sequence harbors:
- the LOC108204312 gene encoding putative protein phosphatase 2C-like protein 44 — translation MVPISHGFHVVEDRSSIGEANELDSDSIVVQREENKGQELWFFSVFDAQIGDRVTKYMQSHLFDKKPPESEMRRKAKETIRKAYLGVRAKIRETTKRDDMWRVGCASAIVINGEKLVLAHMGEYRAIVCKDGEAHQVGRKHKQTSKRNWSHKLFSGAKMSKLRFVDNSGGTRSSKSFEPLVSTEKIDSDTEFVVLASTGIWEVMKHQEVVNLIRHLDDPQEAAECLAKEALVRMSKSKISCLIIRFE, via the exons ATGGTGCCGATCTCACATGGATTCCACGTAGTCGAGGATAGATCATCGATAGGTGAAGCAAATGAGCTAGACTCAGACTCGATTGTGGTGCAAAGAGAAGAAAACAAAGGACAGGAGTTGTGGTTCTTCAGCGTTTTTGATGCTCAGATAGGAGATCGGGTTACCAAGTACATGCAGTCCCATCTATTTGATAAGAAGCCCCCAGAG TCTGAAATGAGGAGGAAGGCCAAAGAAACAATAAGAAAGGCTTATCTTGGCGTGCGAGCAAAGATCAGGGAAACCACTAAGCGTGATGATATGTGGAGAGTGGGTTGTGCATCTGCCATTGTCATCAATGGAGAGAAGCTGGTACTGGCTCATATGGGTGAGTATAGAGCTATTGTGTGTAAAGATGGTGAGGCTCACCAAGTAGGCCGAAAACATAAGCAGACAAGTAAGCGAAATTGGTCTCACAAATTGTTCTCAG GTGCTAAGATGTCCAAGTTACGCTTCGTAGACAACTCAGGAGGAACAAGGTCATCTAAAAGCTTTGAACCTCTGGTTTCAACTGAAAAAATAGACTCTGATACTGAATTTGTTGTCTTGGCAAGTACTGGCATATGGGAG GTGATGAAGCATCAAGAGGTTGTAAATCTTATTAGGCACCTAGATGACCCGCAAGAAGCTGCTGAGTGCTTAGCAAAGGAGGCTTTAGTAAGAATGAGCAAAAGCAAAATTTCCTGTTTAATAATTCGATTCGAGTGA
- the LOC108200011 gene encoding CRIB domain-containing protein RIC5, with the protein MSTVKGILKGLRYISQIFEKEEEEEEEEIQIGAPTDVKHVAHIGNDGPSTNKPSWMKEASSEAKSNGNKTNKSSNKDGQNSSDASSDKKKQSKRNAAKSYIKDIGSSARDATSNVKPKRGKNPTGESQQSSIAMESPSREPGSARASRARKNKTGAGKSKGPNASSDNFASSPGPSYERDNGKISQRQAS; encoded by the exons ATGTCAACCGTGAAGGGCATATTGAAAGGTCTTAGatatatttcacaaatatttG aaaaagaagaagaggaggAAGAGGAGGAAATACAAATAGGAGCTCCCACGGATGTAAAGCATGTTGCGCACATCGGAAATGATGGTCCATCTACGAATAAACCAAGCTGG ATGAAGGAAGCATCAagtgaagctaaaagtaatggcaACAAAACCAACAAATCGTCCAATAAAG ATGGCCAAAACTCATCGGATGCTTCATCGGATAAAAAGAAGCAATCAAAACGCAATGCTGCAAAATCTTACATCAAGGATATTGGGTCATCGGCCCGAGATGCAACCAGCAATGTAAAGCCCAAGCGTGGCAAGAATCCAACTGGTGAATCACAGCAAAGTTCTATTGCGATGGAATCACCATCTCGAGAGCCCGGCTCGGCTAGAGCATCCCGTGCAAGGAAAAATAAAACAGGGGCCGGTAAATCTAAAGGCCCAAACGCTTCCAGCGACAACTTTGCTTCCTCCCCTGGGCCTAGCTACGAAAGGGACAATGGTAAGATATCCCAAAGACAGGCATCATGA
- the LOC108204311 gene encoding COP1-interacting protein 7, translated as MKSTTRLDSAVFQLTPTRTRFDLYILANGKKEKLTSGLLKPFLPHLKTAEEQIAKGGYSILLEPPDADNATWFTKGTLERFVRFVSTPEILERVYTIECEIVQIEKAIATQGNNDIGTDIIEDDHVKPVPAIEGSSSKLDSNEEKAIVLYTPGSQLTEANGSTITQENNPKVELLKVLDTRKNVLQKEQGMAFARATAAGFDMDHMTPLVSFAKCFGASRLLDACLRFTDLWKGKHESGQWLEIEGAETITSKSEFLTMHTAGIMLSSIANKHELQRESASESDDKAGTDKSAGLRPPASYQVPLGQQEYFPGQFPHPMFTPWPMQSPSSGTPFYPGYPMQGTPYYQNYVGSGPYQQPFHQVVEDSQVSTIQKEKLRRQSLDSSDGNSGSDTTEIDASGIKSQNDLHKRSTNSELRKKAGRSGKKQGDVVVIRNINYITSKQKKSTGSQSNSDSGSETDGEGRDLLSDVNNSYDKGESVTADGGHWQAFQSCLLRDTNEDSLVASDAMFASEKNVKMGRNQKTVNDDQLAFTKRDSVESQGRWSTKFDKASGNVSHLTRASNDELSTSRVEDPYRNGRLATENMQFSDMNGRNILRTTGNDEFMVAGRRHNSELRSSSDLAVNKYEVATDNMAYMADESFIVPFRSMSLDQVGSNGRANYDMDSEIPSKHESLVMDGNQLNYESAEFSLLPERGSEKRSVGYDPALDYELHFGNVASMATKHEETVIDAKEGSKNIEKKSKVVSETLDKKKFGGPVRRGKQSKLSPLEEARLRAEKLRTYKADLQKLKKEKEEAEHKRIEALKMERQKRITARGSLTAAQSSLPSMSTRKSLPAKSSPISHRGSKFSDSEPGSSSPLQRSKIRTASLGSADSKLASKISKSIDFNHLAGNRLTRSVSSLTEAKNEPSSATPDKASMARIRKLSEPKTTSGHPATSVKSGVESASKLKASNGSEGRKKNAIVNLDRTKAATLPELKTKVSKGTLNAKQKKLVEKDKTLKINGRKSSIPSGSGEQLTSGGIILDNTDDDPVIEKTVVMLECQKSSIPAVDKSEGVSGQYNDVNDSQITNLVVPENAIIHALPSPVNTVDQEPSLVRSQEKPGFLKVATNSAAMESSTFSSIGVSEEPYQAPFARASSLEDPCTRNSESGKVPASSLLSAITKTTEKPSSHFENMKFEPIKGSEKPQIKESSKGFRRFLKMGKRNHSSTAVEQNTEIDDSSINEVEQGKVGKDAATSNEGFTLKNLIFQDETPTASSTSQKSSRHFSLLSHFRSKTSDKKLIS; from the exons ATGAAGTCCACTACTCGCCTCGATTCAGCTGTGTTTCAGCTCACTCCTACCCGAACTAg GTTTGACTTGTATATTCTTGCCAATGGGAAAAAGGAGAAACTGACTTCAGGTTTGTTGAAACCTTTTCTTCCCCATCTAAAGACGGCTGAAGAACAGATAGCAAAGGGAGGTTATTCCATTTTGCTTGAACCGCCAGATGCAGATAATGCCACTTGGTTTACGAAAGGCACTCTGGAAAG GTTTGTTCGTTTTGTAAGCACTCCAGAGATTTTGGAACGCGTATACACCATAGAATGCGAGATTGTACAGATTGAAAAAGCAATTGCCACACAAGGGAATAATGATATTGGGACAGATATT ATAGAAGATGATCATGTGAAACCTGTGCCAGCTATAGAAG GGAGCAGCTCTAAACTAGATTCTAATGAAGAGAAAGCAATTGTCCTCTACACG CCTGGCTCACAATTAACCGAGGCAAACGGGTCCACCATCACCCAGGAGAATAATCCCAA AGTTGAGTTACTGAAAGTCCTGGACACTCGGAAAAATGTGCTGCAAAAGGAACAAGGCATGGCTTTTGCACGTGCCACAGCTGCGGGTTTTGATATGGATCACATGACACCACTTGTATCTTTTGCTAAATGCTTTGGGGCATCACGATTATT GGATGCATGTTTAAGGTTTACGGATTTGTGGAAAGGAAAGCATGAATCAGGGCAGTGGCTTGAAATTGAAGGTGCTGAAACCATCACTAGCAAATCAGAATTTTTGACAATGCATACTGCAGGCATTATGCTTTCCAGCATAGCCAATAAACATGAACTGCAGCGAGAGTCTGCATCTGAAAGTGATGATAAAGCAGGAACTGATAAAAGTGCAG GTTTAAGGCCTCCAGCAAGTTACCAAGTTCCATTAGGCCAGCAAGAATATTTTCCGGGCCAATTTCCTCATCCTATGTTCACACCCTGGCCTATGCAGTCTCCATCTAGTGGCACACCATTTTATCCAGGGTATCCCATGCAAGGAACTCCCTACTATCAGAACTATGTAGGAAGTGGTCCATATCAGCAGCCATTTCATCAAGTAGTGGAGGATTCACAAGTCAGCACTATTCAGAAAGAAAAACTGAGAAGGCAGTCGTTGGATAGTTCAGATGGCAACAGCGGATCAGATACAACTGAAATTGATGCCTCTGGAATCAAATCACAGAATGATTTGCACAAAAGAAGTACAAATAGTGAACTGCGAAAGAAAGCGGGTAGATCAGGTAAAAAGCAAGGAGACGTGGTTGTAATACGTAATATAAACTACATTACTTCAAAACAGAAGAAATCAACAGGAAGCCAGTCAAATTCTGATTCTGGGTCTGAGACTGATGGTGAAGGCAGAGATCTACTTTCTGATGTTAATAATTCATATGACAAGGGAGAATCTGTTACTGCTGATGGTGGGCACTGGCAAGCATTTCAAAGTTGTCTGCTAAGAGATACAAATGAAGATAGTTTAGTTGCAAGTGATGCTATGTTTGCAAGTGAAAAGAATGTTAAAATGGGAAGAAATCAAAAAACAGTGAATGATGATCAATTAGCTTTTACTAAACGAGATTCAGTTGAATCACAAGGTAGGTGGTCAACTAAATTTGATAAAGCTAGTGGAAATGTGTCTCATTTAACTAGAGCATCAAATGATGAACTATCTACTTCTAGAGTAGAAGATCCGTATAGGAATGGTAGATTGGCAACAGAAAACATGCAGTTTTCAGATATGAATGGACGCAATATCTTACGTACTACCGGAAATGATGAGTTTATGGTTGCTGGACGCAGACACAACTCAGAACTAAGAAGTTCATCAGATTTGGCTGTAAATAAGTATGAGGTTGCCACTGATaatatggcttatatggctgatGAGTCCTTCATTGTTCCGTTCAGGTCTATGTCACTAGATCAAGTTGGATCAAATGGCAGAGCCAATTATGATATGGATTCTGAGATCCCATCCAAACATGAAAGTTTAGTAATGGATGGGAACCAATTAAATTACGAGTCAGCTGAGTTCAGCTTGCTGCCAGAGCGGGGATCAGAAAAGAGGTCCGTTGGTTATGATCCTGCTCTAGACTATGAACTACACTTTGGAAATGTTGCTTCAATGGCTACAAAACATGAAGAAACTGTAATTGATGCAAAAGAAGGGTCCAAGAACATTGAGAAGAAGTCAAAGGTTGTTTCTGAAACTTTAGATAAGAAGAAATTTGGTGGTCCAGTGAGGAGGGGAAAACAATCAAAATTGAGTCCTTTAGAAGAGGCACGACTGCGTGCTGAGAAGTTAAGAACATATAAAGCCGACCTTCAGAAACTTAAGAAGGAGAAG GAGGAGGCAGAGCACAAACGTATTGAAGCTCTTAAAATGGAGAGGCAGAAGAGAATTACAGCAAGAGGCAGTTTAACCGCTGCCCAGTCCTCATTGCCCTCTATGTCAACCAGAAAGTCATTGCCAGCAAAGAGTTCTCCCATTTCTCACAGAGGGTCTAAGTTCAGTGATTCAGAACCCGGATCATCATCTCCTCTGCAGAGGTCTAAGATAAGAACTGCTTCTCTTGGATCAGCTGATTCCAAACTAGCTTCCAAGATCTCCAAATCAATTGATTTTAATCACTTGGCGGGGAATAGGTTAACTAGATCAGTGTCATCATTAACAGAGGCAAAGAATGAACCCAGTAGTGCTACTCCGGATAAGGCTTCCATGGCTCGAATTAGAAAACTATCAGAACCCAAGACAACTAGCGGTCATCCTGCTACTTCAGTAAAATCTGGTGTTGAATCAGCATCAAAACTGAAGGCGTCTAACGGGTCAGAGGGCAGAAAGAAGAATGCTATTGTCAATCTTGATCGCACTAAAGCTGCAACTCTTCCTGAATTGAAGACCAAAGTATCTAAAGGAACATTAAATGCCAAACAAAAGAAATTAGTGGAAAAGGATAAAACATTGAAGATCAATGGGAGAAAATCTTCAATACCTTCTGGGAGCGGCGAACAACTTACCAGTGGTGGTATAATCCTTGACAATACGGATGACGATCCGGTGATTGAAAAAACTGTTGTAATGCTTGAATGTCAGAAGTCATCTATTCCAGCTGTAGACAAGTCAGAGGGAGTTTCAGGCCAATACAATGATGTTAATGACAGTCAAATCACTAATTTGGTGGTTCCAGAAAATGCAATTATTCATGCACTGCCTTCACCAGTGAATACAGTTGATCAAGAACCGTCTCTGGTCCGATCACAAGAGAAGCCCGGATTTTTGAAG GTGGCGACAAATTCTGCGGCGATGGAATCTTCAACTTTTTCAAGCATAGGTGTCTCCGAAGAGCCTTATCAAGCCCCCTTTGCAAGGGCCTCATCTTTAGAGGATCCATGCACTCGAAACTCAGAATCTGGAAAGGTCCCAGCAAGCTCTTTGCTATCAGCGATTACTAAAACCACAGAAAAACCTTCATCTCATTTTGAAAACATGAAATTTGAGCCGATTAAAGGTTCTGAGAAACCTCAAATAAAGGAATCATCTAAGGGCTTCAGACGTTTCTTAAAAATGGGAAAGAGAAATCATAGCTCAACTGCTGTAGAGCAAAACACCGAGATAGATGATTCAAGTATTAATGAAGTTGAGCAGGGCAAAGTTGGAAAAGATGCTGCTACTTCAAATGAAG GGTTTACATTGAAGAATCTAATCTTCCAAGATGAGACACCAACTGCTTCCAGTACTTCACAAAAGT CTTCACGACACTTTTCTTTATTGTCGCACTTCCGCAGCAAGACAAGTGATAAGAAACTGATATCATGA